In a single window of the Dinghuibacter silviterrae genome:
- a CDS encoding glycoside hydrolase family 5 protein, with product MKRTFLCLALLVGAACTKSAKGSTGGTPATTADFKGVNWADIHDNYSDTVVVPSGLLTSDSYDTVRAKAGVILSAFQQAGANTVRLPVNPYTVAGPWWNAYKGAIDEAVARGFRVILGYWEGTSAKDGLVDNLTQFWSMWQALTTQYGTNANVYFEVFNEPFGYSVSDLESLYVQWLSNYPSVPRGRVFLDGAGYATDVNDIGADSRFDSCMLSYHSYTWFNSNYKTVSDWEQAILSVAYPSRTVLTEFGIPMTTGENYLAATPPDVSVAYLQGLTNELKLRSIGSVYWPGLRTGDSFSLFTLNGSAMTVNNASGLTKVQYGWGL from the coding sequence ATGAAAAGGACCTTTCTTTGTCTGGCTCTGCTGGTGGGTGCCGCTTGCACGAAAAGTGCAAAAGGCTCCACCGGCGGCACGCCGGCAACTACCGCTGACTTCAAAGGCGTCAACTGGGCCGACATCCACGACAACTATTCCGATACCGTCGTCGTACCCAGCGGGCTCCTCACATCCGACAGCTATGATACCGTCCGGGCAAAGGCAGGCGTCATCCTCTCCGCCTTTCAGCAGGCCGGCGCCAATACCGTCCGTCTCCCCGTCAATCCGTACACGGTTGCCGGTCCCTGGTGGAATGCCTACAAGGGCGCCATCGACGAGGCCGTGGCCCGCGGGTTCCGCGTGATCCTCGGCTATTGGGAAGGCACCAGCGCCAAAGACGGGCTGGTCGACAACCTTACCCAGTTCTGGAGCATGTGGCAGGCGCTAACGACCCAATACGGGACCAACGCCAATGTCTATTTCGAGGTCTTCAACGAGCCCTTCGGGTATAGCGTGTCAGACCTGGAGTCTTTATACGTCCAATGGCTCAGCAACTATCCTTCCGTACCCCGGGGCCGTGTTTTCCTCGACGGCGCCGGGTATGCCACGGACGTCAACGACATAGGCGCCGACAGCCGGTTCGACAGTTGTATGTTATCCTACCATTCCTACACCTGGTTTAACAGCAATTATAAGACCGTCAGTGACTGGGAACAAGCCATCCTTTCCGTGGCCTACCCCAGCCGTACGGTGCTCACAGAATTCGGGATACCCATGACCACCGGCGAGAACTACCTCGCGGCGACGCCCCCCGACGTAAGCGTCGCCTATCTTCAGGGGCTCACGAACGAACTCAAGTTGCGGTCGATCGGCAGCGTCTACTGGCCGGGTTTGCGTACCGGCGATAGTTTCAGCCTGTTCACCCTCAACGGGTCCGCCATGACCGTCAACAATGCCAGCGGCCTCACCAAGGTGCAATATGGCTGGGGACTCTGA
- a CDS encoding glycoside hydrolase family 35 protein translates to MRFFWALLLLGLLSKDGYGQHTFTLGDSTFLLDGRPFQMISGEMHYARVPREAWRQRMRMAKAMGLNTIGTYVFWNLNEPEKGRFDFTGNNDIAAFVRTAQEEGLWVILRPSPYVCAEWEYGGYPYWLQNIKGLVVRSTDTAYLNAYKAYITAVGKQLSPLLVNHGGNILMVQIENEYGSYGADSAYLALNRRLFVQAGFDGLLYTCDPPKDVPHGHLTGLLPAVNGTVEPSVVKSTVNKYHGGKGPYYVAEWYPAWFDWWGEVHHTVPFAQYTGQLDTLLSAGISINMYMFHGGTTRGFMNGANNYDSSWFQPQTSSYDYDAPLDEAGNPTAKYWAFRKVIQAHVPYALPSVPAARPAINVPSIAFDHSASVFDGLPRPVVSDRPLTFEELHQAYGYVLYRTSLKGNGTALLTVHGLSDFALVFVNGSRVGVLDRRLKQDSIPVSLNGNAQIDILVENLGRVNFGPYLLRNNKGITGQVTWGEHVLRNWSMYRLPFSTAPLVAAPTSLAASHAAAALGTPEAAASFTAPGGAPVLRHGTFILETLGDTYLDMSRWGKGVVWVNGHNLGRHWRVGPQQTLYVPVEWLRKGKNEVVVLELLKTDQDSLQGIDHPILDVLQ, encoded by the coding sequence ATGAGATTTTTTTGGGCCTTGTTGCTCCTCGGGCTTTTGTCAAAGGATGGTTATGGGCAACACACTTTTACCTTAGGGGATTCAACCTTCTTACTCGACGGGCGACCCTTCCAGATGATTTCGGGCGAAATGCACTACGCCCGCGTACCCCGGGAGGCCTGGCGCCAGCGGATGCGTATGGCCAAAGCGATGGGCCTGAACACCATCGGAACCTACGTTTTCTGGAACCTCAACGAACCCGAAAAAGGCCGTTTCGACTTCACCGGCAACAACGACATCGCGGCCTTTGTCCGCACGGCGCAGGAAGAAGGGCTTTGGGTTATCCTCCGGCCCAGTCCCTACGTCTGCGCCGAGTGGGAATATGGCGGCTACCCCTACTGGTTGCAAAATATCAAAGGGCTCGTCGTTCGTTCGACCGACACCGCCTACCTGAACGCCTATAAGGCGTATATTACTGCCGTCGGCAAGCAACTGTCGCCCCTGCTGGTGAACCACGGGGGGAATATCCTGATGGTGCAGATCGAGAACGAGTATGGGTCGTATGGGGCGGATAGCGCCTACCTTGCTCTTAACCGGCGGCTGTTCGTTCAGGCCGGGTTTGACGGGCTTCTTTATACCTGCGATCCCCCTAAAGACGTGCCTCATGGACACTTGACCGGGTTGTTGCCTGCTGTCAACGGGACGGTGGAGCCTTCGGTCGTAAAATCCACGGTAAATAAATACCACGGCGGCAAAGGCCCTTACTATGTCGCCGAATGGTACCCCGCCTGGTTTGACTGGTGGGGGGAGGTACACCATACCGTCCCTTTTGCTCAGTACACCGGGCAGCTCGATACCCTTCTGTCGGCCGGTATTTCGATCAATATGTACATGTTCCATGGGGGGACTACCCGCGGGTTTATGAACGGGGCCAACAACTATGATTCGTCCTGGTTCCAGCCGCAGACCAGCAGTTATGACTATGATGCGCCCCTCGACGAGGCGGGGAATCCGACGGCTAAATATTGGGCTTTCCGGAAGGTGATACAGGCGCATGTGCCGTATGCCTTGCCTTCAGTCCCTGCTGCGCGGCCTGCGATCAATGTTCCTTCGATTGCCTTTGACCATTCCGCCTCGGTCTTTGATGGGCTTCCGCGGCCGGTGGTTTCGGATCGGCCGCTTACGTTTGAGGAGTTGCACCAGGCGTATGGGTATGTCCTTTACCGAACTTCTTTGAAGGGAAACGGGACTGCGCTACTGACGGTGCATGGGTTGAGCGACTTTGCGCTGGTGTTTGTCAATGGTTCTCGTGTGGGGGTGCTTGACCGGCGGTTGAAGCAGGATAGCATTCCAGTTTCTTTGAACGGGAATGCTCAGATCGACATCCTGGTGGAGAACCTGGGGCGGGTCAATTTTGGGCCTTATTTGCTTCGGAACAACAAGGGGATCACCGGACAGGTGACATGGGGGGAGCATGTGCTTCGGAACTGGAGTATGTATAGGCTGCCGTTCTCCACTGCGCCTTTAGTCGCTGCGCCCACGTCTTTGGCCGCCTCACACGCAGCCGCCGCGTTGGGGACACCCGAGGCTGCTGCCTCTTTTACGGCACCTGGGGGCGCTCCGGTACTTCGCCACGGAACCTTTATTCTGGAGACCCTTGGTGACACCTACCTCGATATGAGCCGCTGGGGTAAGGGAGTGGTGTGGGTCAACGGGCACAACCTTGGCCGGCACTGGCGGGTGGGGCCACAGCAGACACTATATGTCCCCGTCGAGTGGCTTAGGAAAGGGAAAAACGAGGTGGTCGTGCTTGAATTGCTGAAAACGGATCAGGATTCCCTGCAGGGAATTGATCACCCAATATTGGATGTGTTGCAGTAA